The following coding sequences are from one Diprion similis isolate iyDipSimi1 chromosome 9, iyDipSimi1.1, whole genome shotgun sequence window:
- the LOC124410374 gene encoding cytochrome P450 6k1-like: MAVLLLNWWLDFAVILLSAFAAAYLYMTRNFNYWSKRNVMEVSPIPFFGNFFDCCLFRKSPSEVLQSLYEKGSSNEETPYVGFYVFDKPALVLRDQEIVKRVLIKDFDYFVDRFIRTDVSDSLGYANIFLMKNPAWRTMRVKLTHFFTAAKLQRTFRLMVDVGEDLDKHLEALKLGGTGRTIEIKEIAAEFMTDVIGSCAFGLRVNCLKNPNAEFRKCGKDMFQFDYKRGAEFTSIFFFPELVRPLKLKFFSKGSTDFMRKVFMEVLNERMNSGVRRDDLIDLMIGWTKSDINISEDIKLEGDSLVASAALFLSAGFETSSTIMAFGLYELAIHLDVQSKLREEINNALANSGGDITYEMINGLPYLDKVVSETLRKYPSLPFLDRMANADYEVQETGLVIEKGTPVYISLLGMHYDPEYYPEPNKFDPERFSDKNRDKIPRYAYLPFGIGPRSCIGIRFGLLQSKLGILKLISNYELSACEKTTIPPRFDPKSLMISTDGGLFVNARKIT; the protein is encoded by the exons ATGGCCGTTCTATTATTAAACTGGTGGCTGGATTTCGCGGTCATACTTCTGTCCGCCTTTGCTGCAGCTTATTTATACATGACGCGGAATTTCAACTACTGGTCAAAGCGAAATGTGATGGAGGTGTCGCCGATACCGTTCTTCGGAAATTTCTTTGACTGTTGTCTGTTCCGTAAGTCACCATCGGAAGTGCTTCAGTCGTTATACGAAAAGGGAAGCAGCAATGAGGAAACACCTTACGTGGGGTTTTACGTCTTCGACAAGCCGGCTCTGGTCCTACGAGACCAGGAGATCGTGAAGAGAGTCCTGATCAAAGACTTCGACTACTTCGTGGACAGATTCATAAGGACGGACGTTTCGGACAGTTTGGGCTACGCGAATATATTTCTGATGAAGAATCCGGCCTGGCGAACGATGCGTGTTAAACTAACGCATTTCTTCACAGCTGCGAAGCTCCAGAGGACCTTCAGACTGATGGTGGATGTCGGCGAGGACCTGGACAAACACTTGGAGGCCCTCAAACTTGGAG GCACTGGTCGAACGATCGAGATTAAGGAGATTGCGGCTGAGTTCATGACCGACGTGATAGGGTCCTGCGCCTTTGGACTGAGGGTGAATTGTCTGAAGAATCCGAACGCGGAGTTCAGGAAATGCGGAAAAGACATGTTCCAGTTCGACTATAAACGCGGCGCCGAGTTcacttcgatatttttcttcccGGAGCTGGTCCGTCCTTTGAAACTCAAGTTCTTCTCCAAAGGGTCGACGGACTTTATGCGAAAAGTCTTCATGGAGGTTCTCAATGAAAGGATGAACAGCGGCGTTCGCAGGGACGATTTGATCGACTTGATGATCGGATGGACGAAATCGGATATCAATATTTCCGAGGATATCA AACTCGAGGGAGACTCGCTCGTCGCATCGGCCGCTCTTTTTCTGTCTGCGGGATTCGAGACCTCGTCGACAATCATGGCCTTTGGACTTTACGAATTGGCTATCCATCTGGATGTACAATCCAAACTTCGGGAAGAGATAAATAATGCGCTGGCCAATAGTGGAGGCGATATAACATACGAAATG ATTAACGGTCTTCCTTATCTGGACAAGGTCGTCTCGGAGACACTTCGAAAGTATCCGTCTCTACCGTTTTTGGATAGAATGGCAAACGCTGATTACGAAGTGCAGGAAACAGGCCTTGTAATCGAGAAAGGTACACCGGTGTATATATCTCTTCTCGGCATGCACTACGACCCCGAATATTATCCTGAACCCAACAAGTTTGATCCGGAAAGGTTCAGCGACAAGAACAGGGACAAAATACCACGCTACGCGTATCTGCCCTTCGGAATTGGTCCCAGAAGTTGTATCG GTATCAGATTTGGACTGCTTCAATCGAAATTGGGGATTCTGAAATTAATATCCAACTACGAGCTCAGTGCTTGTGAAAAAACGACAATTCCGCCACGTTTCGATCCAAAGTCTTTGATGATATCGACGGATGGTGGCCTCTTTGTTAATGCTCGTAAAATCACCTAA